A genomic stretch from Polyangium spumosum includes:
- a CDS encoding type II CAAX prenyl endopeptidase Rce1 family protein, translating into MPSATEPLDAPTSTPSREVAKGSAWLLGVALAVRLAEVLVGRNPLVAALVGAIVVDLGTYRAGVRWDPDPSTGKGPRARALRGIGLGLGVSLVLVVVPLVVAVLAGFASVSAGSPSGTLAFALLRAAAVATRDELLYRGLPLVVAARAGLAPRFGIGYAVLAGVAALALVPGASWEALVLTAAQGGLYAVLWARTGVAWASVAAHAGFTLLAGAGLRGGLVDVTWKSGLLGDGPRARGAVALVAAAVAVGLAFAAWKKLPARVVEAQDT; encoded by the coding sequence GTGCCTTCCGCGACCGAACCGCTCGACGCGCCCACCTCGACGCCCTCGCGCGAGGTCGCCAAGGGTTCGGCGTGGCTGCTCGGGGTCGCGCTCGCCGTGCGCCTCGCCGAGGTCCTCGTCGGCCGCAACCCGCTCGTCGCGGCCCTCGTCGGCGCGATCGTCGTCGACCTCGGCACGTACCGCGCCGGCGTGCGATGGGACCCGGACCCGAGCACCGGAAAAGGACCACGAGCGCGCGCGCTTCGAGGGATCGGCCTCGGGCTCGGCGTATCACTCGTGCTCGTGGTGGTGCCGCTCGTCGTGGCCGTGCTCGCCGGGTTCGCCTCGGTGAGCGCGGGCAGCCCCTCGGGCACGCTCGCGTTTGCCCTGCTGCGCGCGGCGGCCGTGGCGACGCGGGACGAGCTGCTCTACCGCGGCCTGCCGCTCGTCGTGGCCGCGCGCGCGGGGCTCGCGCCGCGCTTCGGGATCGGGTACGCCGTGCTCGCGGGCGTGGCAGCGCTCGCGCTCGTACCGGGCGCGTCGTGGGAGGCGCTCGTGCTCACGGCCGCGCAGGGCGGGCTCTACGCGGTGCTCTGGGCGCGCACGGGGGTCGCGTGGGCGTCGGTCGCGGCGCACGCGGGCTTCACCCTGCTCGCCGGCGCGGGGCTACGCGGCGGGCTCGTCGACGTGACGTGGAAGAGCGGCCTGCTCGGGGATGGCCCCCGCGCGCGGGGCGCCGTCGCGCTCGTGGCCGCGGCCGTCGCCGTGGGGCTCGCGTTTGCTGCGTGGAAGAAACTTCCGGCGAGGGTGGTCGAGGCGCAGGACACGTAG
- a CDS encoding type II toxin-antitoxin system death-on-curing family toxin — translation MRRKPRALFHSLVKNHPFHNGNKRTALVALIVFLAKNDRRFDNNTIDDEIFEFVTGVAASNLGEGRGADDEVSDIATWIRNRTVRNDFRARSMRPNEFLDCCRQADLVVKELGGSWLVRGERGTIKFSKSTGELTGNVVRGYVRQLGIKDPTVSLAEFQDGLEPTQEAIRRFRAVLIRLANA, via the coding sequence TTGAGACGAAAGCCGCGGGCACTGTTCCATTCGCTCGTCAAAAACCACCCGTTTCACAATGGCAACAAGCGAACCGCGCTAGTGGCTCTCATCGTCTTTCTCGCTAAGAACGACCGGCGGTTCGACAACAACACGATAGACGATGAAATTTTCGAGTTTGTCACAGGTGTCGCTGCTAGTAACCTCGGAGAAGGACGGGGAGCAGATGACGAAGTATCTGATATCGCGACATGGATAAGAAACCGCACGGTCCGCAATGATTTTCGTGCTCGCTCTATGCGACCCAACGAATTCCTGGATTGCTGCCGACAGGCCGATCTAGTCGTGAAGGAGCTCGGAGGATCGTGGTTGGTTCGCGGCGAACGGGGAACAATTAAGTTCAGCAAGTCCACTGGGGAGCTAACAGGCAACGTTGTGAGGGGTTATGTACGGCAGTTGGGAATAAAGGACCCTACGGTGAGCCTGGCAGAGTTCCAGGACGGATTGGAACCTACGCAAGAGGCGATCCGTCGCTTCCGGGCAGTACTTATCCGGCTCGCCAACGCATAG
- the radC gene encoding RadC family protein, whose translation MQAIPKAAPANENAPESPPPGPPGPRERALEEGVLMLSDADLLAIVLGTGLVGCPVVRLANDLLDRLGGLEGIGRLGPREIAAIPGVGTAKALRLLAGLEIGRRSLIRSVRPRPGVFSSAAVAAWFTARLSHREAEELWVVSLDGRNGLRSARRVAQGGVHGLHVTSRDVLRVALQDGATAILLVHNHPSGDPDPSDADLSMTRKVQDAGRLVGVPLVDHVIISSSGRYVSLLDLGLLPAAP comes from the coding sequence ATGCAAGCGATCCCGAAAGCCGCGCCGGCCAACGAAAACGCACCCGAGAGCCCGCCGCCCGGGCCTCCCGGCCCGCGGGAGCGCGCGCTCGAAGAGGGCGTCCTGATGCTCTCGGACGCCGATCTGCTCGCCATCGTCCTCGGCACCGGGCTCGTCGGCTGCCCCGTCGTGAGGCTCGCCAACGACCTGCTCGATCGGCTCGGCGGGCTCGAGGGCATCGGCCGGCTCGGGCCGCGGGAGATCGCCGCCATCCCCGGCGTCGGCACGGCCAAGGCGCTGCGCCTGCTCGCCGGGCTGGAGATCGGCAGGCGCTCGCTCATCCGCTCGGTCCGGCCCCGGCCCGGGGTCTTCTCCTCCGCCGCCGTCGCCGCCTGGTTCACGGCCCGCCTCTCCCACCGGGAGGCCGAGGAGCTCTGGGTCGTCTCGCTCGACGGCCGCAACGGCCTGCGCAGCGCCCGACGCGTGGCCCAGGGCGGCGTCCACGGCCTGCACGTCACCTCCCGGGACGTCCTGCGCGTCGCCCTCCAGGACGGGGCGACCGCCATCCTCCTCGTCCACAACCACCCGAGCGGCGACCCCGACCCCTCCGACGCCGATCTTTCCATGACCCGCAAGGTCCAGGACGCCGGCCGCCTCGTGGGCGTGCCCCTCGTCGACCACGTGATCATCTCGAGCTCGGGCCGGTACGTGTCGCTGCTCGACCTCGGTCTCTTGCCCGCCGCCCCGTGA
- the ppk2 gene encoding polyphosphate kinase 2, with translation MPLEGSSQAEQGGSNGVTQDRGARVDPPATPRELQPVIRALSDLPPATMPESVLSLEELSDLHTSREFIQLLRSKSVDVRRIKAAVDYENELEKLQVELVKMQRWVQEEGKRIAVLFEGRDAAGKGGTIRRFTEYLNPRAMSVVALPKPTDEETGQWYFQRYMRKLPNRGEIVFFDRSWYNRAVVEPVNGFCTQEQYERFMRQVPEFEHMLVEDGVVLVKFWFSISKEIQSARIEARRKNPLKQWKLSPLDGKAEALWDAYTHYKEMMFGRTHTSFSPWIIVQANNKRKARLESIRYVLSILEYRGKQDAGTSLVPDPNVVMRFHRAAPKVD, from the coding sequence ATGCCGCTCGAAGGGAGCAGCCAGGCGGAGCAGGGAGGGAGCAATGGGGTGACGCAGGACCGCGGCGCGCGCGTGGATCCGCCTGCGACGCCGCGCGAATTGCAGCCCGTGATACGGGCGCTCAGCGACCTGCCGCCCGCGACCATGCCGGAGTCCGTCCTCTCGCTCGAAGAGCTCTCCGACCTGCACACCTCGCGCGAGTTCATCCAGCTCTTGCGTTCGAAGAGCGTGGACGTCCGGCGCATCAAGGCGGCCGTCGATTACGAGAACGAGCTCGAGAAGCTGCAGGTCGAGCTCGTGAAGATGCAGCGCTGGGTGCAGGAGGAGGGCAAGCGGATCGCGGTCCTCTTCGAGGGGCGCGACGCGGCGGGCAAAGGCGGCACGATCCGGAGGTTCACGGAGTACCTGAACCCGCGCGCGATGAGCGTGGTGGCGCTGCCCAAGCCGACGGACGAGGAGACGGGGCAATGGTATTTCCAGCGGTACATGCGCAAGCTCCCGAACCGCGGGGAGATCGTCTTCTTCGACCGGAGCTGGTACAACCGCGCCGTCGTCGAGCCCGTGAACGGTTTCTGCACGCAGGAGCAATACGAGCGCTTCATGCGCCAGGTGCCGGAGTTCGAGCACATGCTCGTCGAGGACGGCGTGGTGCTCGTGAAGTTCTGGTTCTCGATCTCGAAGGAGATCCAGAGCGCGCGTATCGAGGCGCGCCGGAAGAACCCGCTCAAGCAATGGAAGCTCTCGCCCCTCGACGGCAAGGCCGAGGCGCTCTGGGACGCCTACACGCATTACAAGGAGATGATGTTTGGCCGGACGCACACGAGCTTCAGCCCGTGGATCATCGTGCAGGCCAACAACAAGCGGAAGGCGCGGCTCGAGAGCATCCGCTACGTGCTGTCGATCCTCGAGTACAGGGGCAAACAAGACGCGGGCACGAGCCTCGTCCCCGACCCGAACGTGGTCATGCGCTTCCACCGCGCCGCGCCCAAGGTCGACTGA
- a CDS encoding C25 family cysteine peptidase, producing the protein MRAPRLVPVVVSLGLTLGLSSCGSAVPRDSSALQAKGAGEPAATKGRADVDYIAIGPRVLLEGIEPLLLHREARGLGVERVVIEDLAAPGALGAPPPERIAEAIRQIASRAGKRLRFVLLVGDAPGSDESAEARALLPTFYRPKLGYENHRPDEHAHEGVQLEHEHRARRHGEEDYATDLPYALAHVGASGQPDLAEGRHPAPLAVGRVPARTPDEARDFARKVIGYETSRAEGAWRRSIALFSGPANFGALADFLIESTMTRLLDDEVPYDWDVDVVFPKLGSPYAYPFRDLSARLVERLDAGALIAGYVGHGASTHFDDVHFNHRHYHIGTAWDLARLRIVEGKPFFVSITCNTGYYDLPYGRRSVAEALVLNPEGAIAAFASSRESHPYPNALYGEAIVKTFVDERAPTIGEGVVTVKRRMQEGEVPLAPLLFQSDPAELAAEHEGLYNLLGDPATVLRYPARAVLSVEGGGGARAPGAEVTISIESKEIPSGKALLTVETRRSVVRAKVPSEATLRAMPEEEAWAVMRASHAAASDKVVSRAEGVVAEGRASFRVKMPAEPGEYAIKVFASGSGDAAMGHTRLTVAAEAR; encoded by the coding sequence ATGCGTGCCCCTCGCCTGGTACCGGTCGTGGTGTCACTCGGCTTGACCCTGGGACTTTCGAGCTGCGGCTCGGCCGTCCCGCGGGACAGCTCGGCTTTGCAGGCCAAAGGCGCGGGCGAACCCGCGGCGACGAAGGGGCGCGCGGACGTCGATTACATCGCGATCGGCCCGCGCGTGTTGCTCGAGGGGATCGAGCCGCTCCTCTTGCACCGCGAGGCGAGGGGGCTCGGCGTCGAGCGCGTCGTGATCGAGGACCTCGCGGCGCCGGGGGCCCTCGGCGCGCCCCCGCCCGAGCGGATCGCGGAGGCCATTCGGCAGATCGCCTCGCGGGCGGGCAAGCGCCTCCGGTTCGTCCTGCTCGTGGGGGACGCGCCGGGGAGCGACGAGTCGGCCGAGGCGCGCGCGCTCTTGCCCACGTTTTACCGGCCGAAGCTCGGCTATGAAAACCACAGGCCCGACGAGCACGCGCACGAGGGCGTCCAGCTCGAGCACGAGCACCGGGCGCGCCGCCACGGCGAGGAGGACTATGCGACTGATCTGCCGTACGCGCTCGCCCACGTGGGTGCGTCGGGACAACCCGACCTCGCCGAAGGCCGCCACCCCGCGCCGCTCGCCGTGGGCCGGGTGCCGGCGCGCACGCCCGACGAGGCGCGTGATTTCGCGCGGAAGGTGATCGGCTACGAGACGTCACGCGCGGAGGGCGCGTGGCGGCGCAGCATCGCCCTCTTCAGCGGCCCGGCGAATTTCGGCGCGCTCGCCGATTTCCTCATCGAGAGCACGATGACGCGCCTGCTCGACGACGAGGTGCCCTACGACTGGGACGTCGACGTCGTCTTCCCGAAGCTCGGCTCGCCGTACGCCTATCCCTTCCGGGACCTCTCGGCCCGCCTCGTCGAGCGCCTCGACGCGGGCGCCCTCATCGCGGGCTACGTCGGCCACGGGGCCTCGACCCATTTCGACGACGTGCATTTCAACCACCGCCATTACCACATCGGCACGGCGTGGGACCTCGCGCGGCTGCGCATCGTCGAGGGCAAACCTTTTTTCGTCTCGATCACCTGCAACACCGGTTATTACGACCTGCCCTACGGCCGCCGCTCGGTCGCCGAGGCGCTCGTCCTGAACCCCGAGGGCGCGATCGCCGCGTTCGCGTCGAGCCGCGAGAGCCACCCGTATCCAAACGCGCTTTACGGGGAGGCCATCGTGAAGACGTTCGTCGACGAGCGCGCGCCCACGATCGGCGAGGGCGTCGTGACCGTGAAGCGCCGCATGCAAGAGGGGGAGGTGCCGCTCGCGCCGCTGCTCTTTCAATCGGACCCGGCCGAGCTCGCCGCGGAGCACGAGGGCCTTTACAACCTGCTCGGGGACCCGGCGACCGTGCTTCGATACCCGGCGAGGGCCGTGCTCTCCGTCGAGGGCGGGGGCGGGGCGCGCGCGCCCGGGGCCGAGGTGACGATCTCGATCGAATCGAAGGAGATCCCGTCGGGCAAGGCGCTCCTGACGGTGGAGACGCGGCGGAGCGTGGTGCGCGCGAAGGTGCCGAGCGAGGCCACGCTCCGGGCCATGCCCGAGGAGGAAGCCTGGGCGGTGATGCGCGCGAGTCACGCGGCGGCGTCGGACAAGGTCGTCTCGCGGGCCGAGGGGGTCGTCGCCGAGGGGCGCGCGAGCTTCCGGGTGAAGATGCCCGCCGAGCCCGGCGAGTATGCGATCAAGGTGTTCGCATCCGGGAGCGGCGACGCCGCGATGGGGCATACGCGCCTCACGGTCGCCGCAGAGGCGCGCTGA
- a CDS encoding PPC domain-containing protein — MIVRREWSYFVVMALAAVAQGCQGELDEENTLGAAATEVPEGEPAAELDESEPAEATDEMLVAEGVLPEAPGSAWAGSGDYEPNDVRQSATNMPLGATQNLSITKGDEDWYRVVVPARTITRVGIEFNHAAGDLDLVAYDGQGNLLGSRNGAEYPYAYRGQETNTEYYGFYSERGGSVYYVRVLGHAGAQNTYSLNVHQVAYKDGQTCTGAGFSFADCEGRGSGGSGLIPFPFPDPSDPVVGDGYDFASYSNYRFARRELVMLVRHALAETRKAFPGTKPLSLIDICQMDGVTPGYDVGDPRHPQSTHDQGGNIDISYFQTDGANDAEIVCNDGATHGDGYCTSAATQKHVVDLPRQAFFMAKLFASPRTRVIGVDTVLAPLLRSAAQQLASLPSGDRRKISQSELSSFSSHMAYGSGWPYHHHHIHLSLQWRSSGNNVRGESQALSAPAPFQTMVAPGEAVDSFDMAWPPRAAE; from the coding sequence ATGATTGTACGCCGTGAATGGTCTTACTTCGTCGTCATGGCCCTCGCCGCCGTGGCGCAGGGTTGTCAGGGAGAACTGGACGAGGAGAACACCCTCGGCGCGGCGGCGACCGAGGTGCCCGAGGGCGAGCCCGCCGCCGAGCTCGACGAGTCCGAGCCCGCCGAGGCGACGGACGAGATGCTCGTCGCCGAAGGGGTCCTGCCCGAGGCGCCGGGCTCCGCGTGGGCCGGCAGCGGGGATTACGAGCCGAACGACGTCCGCCAGAGCGCCACGAACATGCCGCTCGGCGCCACGCAGAACCTCTCCATCACCAAGGGGGATGAAGACTGGTACCGCGTCGTCGTGCCCGCGCGGACGATCACCCGCGTCGGCATCGAGTTCAATCACGCCGCCGGGGATCTGGACCTCGTGGCCTACGATGGGCAGGGCAACCTCCTCGGCTCGCGGAACGGCGCCGAGTACCCCTACGCGTATCGCGGCCAGGAGACGAACACCGAATATTATGGCTTCTACTCCGAGCGGGGCGGGTCGGTGTATTACGTCCGCGTCCTCGGGCACGCGGGCGCGCAGAACACCTACAGCCTGAACGTCCATCAGGTTGCCTACAAGGACGGCCAGACCTGCACGGGCGCCGGTTTTTCCTTCGCCGATTGCGAGGGGCGCGGCAGCGGCGGCAGCGGCCTGATCCCGTTCCCGTTCCCGGATCCCTCCGACCCGGTCGTCGGGGACGGGTACGATTTCGCTTCGTACTCCAATTACCGTTTCGCCCGGCGCGAGCTCGTCATGCTCGTGCGCCACGCCCTCGCCGAGACGCGCAAGGCGTTCCCGGGCACGAAGCCGCTCTCGCTGATCGACATCTGCCAGATGGACGGCGTCACGCCCGGTTATGACGTCGGCGACCCGCGTCATCCCCAGAGCACGCACGATCAGGGCGGCAACATCGACATCTCGTACTTCCAGACCGACGGGGCGAACGACGCGGAGATCGTCTGCAACGACGGCGCGACCCACGGCGACGGATACTGCACCTCCGCGGCGACGCAGAAGCACGTCGTCGACCTGCCGCGGCAGGCGTTCTTCATGGCCAAGCTCTTCGCCTCGCCGCGGACGCGCGTCATCGGCGTGGATACGGTCCTCGCGCCCCTGCTCCGTTCGGCGGCGCAACAGCTCGCGAGCCTGCCGTCGGGGGATCGCCGGAAGATCAGCCAGTCGGAGCTCAGCTCGTTCTCGAGCCACATGGCCTACGGCTCGGGGTGGCCTTACCACCACCACCACATCCACCTCAGCCTGCAATGGCGCTCGAGCGGGAACAACGTGAGGGGCGAGTCCCAGGCGCTCTCGGCGCCCGCGCCCTTCCAGACGATGGTGGCGCCGGGTGAGGCCGTCGATTCCTTCGACATGGCCTGGCCGCCGCGCGCCGCCGAGTGA
- a CDS encoding PQQ-binding-like beta-propeller repeat protein, translated as MPRLPLTEPELLFSSQAPRPWSGFLERPVLGEQGVLLAGDDASAVCVDGATGRTIYTLQVPLEAPDAYTGLPMPWGDGRALVPVYQKGASLRVYDVSPAGAIGLVDSPGSEEQARGNDMRIVAGDVSCKLFLMPLARAPGDRYLVSWLYRQVRFYRTECRSFARGLSWGSEEAMLATTADVVLGVTAPVRGTDDRGTLVARSVENGEVLWSLGARSRTVAGAGGGLFFLLDRSGRVAEDAARKMACDEELLEALAEEPALMGEALDTLMRSLLQQRPVRAPSRIAALDAATGLLRWEAQVPGDVVSVGGPGGGVLVVVGVEGTEAKLHRFDAATGEPRGASSLGGGWPGSPFDPWSGRLSFELWSTDMPSIVAVDEHAIAWSSPEALFVERLEEPFTRLWRWTLPAPCRAFRPRVLDRVLNEPAITVGEGRIYLRDGWSLWGIGERR; from the coding sequence ATGCCCCGATTGCCCCTCACCGAGCCCGAGCTCCTCTTTTCGAGCCAGGCCCCGCGCCCCTGGTCGGGTTTCCTCGAGCGGCCCGTCCTCGGCGAGCAGGGCGTCCTGCTCGCGGGCGACGACGCCTCCGCCGTATGCGTCGACGGCGCCACCGGGCGCACGATTTATACCCTCCAGGTGCCGCTCGAGGCCCCCGACGCCTACACGGGGCTGCCCATGCCCTGGGGCGACGGGCGCGCGCTCGTGCCCGTGTACCAGAAAGGCGCGTCGCTCCGGGTCTACGACGTGAGCCCCGCGGGCGCGATCGGGCTCGTCGATTCGCCTGGGTCCGAGGAGCAGGCGCGCGGAAACGACATGCGCATCGTGGCCGGCGACGTGAGCTGCAAGCTCTTCCTGATGCCCCTCGCCCGCGCCCCCGGTGACCGGTACCTGGTCTCCTGGCTCTATCGCCAGGTGCGGTTTTACCGGACCGAATGCCGCTCCTTCGCGCGTGGCCTCTCCTGGGGCAGCGAGGAGGCCATGCTCGCCACCACCGCGGACGTCGTCCTCGGCGTGACCGCGCCCGTGCGCGGGACGGACGATCGGGGCACGCTCGTCGCCCGCTCCGTCGAGAACGGCGAGGTCCTCTGGTCGCTCGGCGCCCGCAGCCGCACGGTCGCCGGGGCCGGCGGGGGCCTGTTTTTCCTGCTCGATCGGTCGGGCCGCGTGGCCGAGGACGCCGCGCGCAAGATGGCCTGCGACGAGGAGCTGCTCGAGGCCCTCGCCGAGGAGCCGGCGCTCATGGGAGAGGCCCTCGATACCCTCATGCGCAGCTTGCTCCAGCAGCGGCCCGTCCGCGCGCCCTCGCGTATCGCGGCCCTCGACGCCGCGACGGGGCTGCTCCGCTGGGAGGCGCAGGTGCCGGGGGACGTCGTGTCGGTGGGCGGTCCCGGCGGCGGCGTGCTCGTGGTCGTCGGCGTCGAGGGCACGGAGGCGAAGCTCCACCGCTTCGACGCCGCGACGGGCGAGCCGCGGGGCGCCTCGTCGCTCGGCGGGGGCTGGCCCGGCTCGCCGTTCGACCCCTGGAGCGGGCGCCTCTCGTTCGAGCTCTGGTCGACCGACATGCCGTCGATCGTCGCGGTGGACGAGCACGCCATTGCCTGGTCGAGCCCCGAGGCCCTCTTCGTCGAGCGCCTCGAGGAGCCATTCACGCGCCTCTGGCGCTGGACCTTGCCGGCGCCCTGCCGCGCCTTCCGCCCTCGTGTCCTCGACCGCGTGCTCAACGAGCCCGCCATCACGGTCGGCGAGGGGCGCATTTATCTCCGTGACGGCTGGAGCCTCTGGGGGATCGGCGAACGCCGGTAG
- a CDS encoding ATP-binding protein, with the protein MARLQSFTTRLSAARTTGEVIDAILSEGRAAFGAARGMYANVVDTLGVLEIVRMEGFPEEVRVFWLGRRIPLSEELPLTDAVRADTPMYFGDRSAIEARYPALERTRAYGMQALFVLPIRAGESRLGALALVFSSPTTFTEDDQREMEAFALLSGQALERGQLFDRAKAEMRRAEEASRAKDLFLGMMSHELRTPLTAILGWATILRGRLPPPDTLAKALQVIERNARAQAQLIDDLLDVTKILAGSMRIEVQDVDPIVVIEKAIEVVRPSAAAKGVDIVQALDGGVRPLGADPARLQQVVWNLLSNAVKFTPTGGQVFVSLLGDDSHVELAVEDTGKGISDAFLPHVFEPFRQADVGTTRAHGGLGLGLAIVRHLVELHGGTIEVTSKGEGKGARFVVRLPRKQDSFVVSPEVTTGLHGLGPAPGPSLSGRRVLLIDDEPDVLEMLSSYLSSRGATVLVAGDAEEGLEKIKESRPDVVVCDIGMPGQDGYHFIEQLRGASPAEGGATPVVALTAYARPEDRRRALLHGFDVHVAKPLDPADLAAVIARLAIAKAAARSRPS; encoded by the coding sequence ATGGCGCGACTGCAATCGTTCACCACGAGGCTCTCGGCCGCGCGCACGACGGGTGAGGTGATCGACGCGATCCTGAGCGAGGGTCGGGCGGCGTTCGGGGCGGCACGTGGCATGTACGCGAACGTCGTGGACACGCTCGGGGTCCTGGAGATCGTGCGAATGGAGGGTTTTCCCGAGGAGGTGCGCGTGTTCTGGCTCGGCCGGCGGATTCCGCTCTCGGAGGAGCTGCCGCTCACCGACGCCGTGCGCGCCGATACGCCGATGTATTTCGGAGACCGGAGCGCGATCGAGGCGCGTTATCCGGCGCTCGAGCGGACGCGCGCTTATGGCATGCAGGCGCTCTTCGTGTTGCCGATCCGCGCAGGCGAGAGCCGGCTCGGGGCGCTCGCGCTCGTATTCAGTTCGCCGACCACGTTCACGGAGGACGATCAGCGCGAAATGGAGGCGTTCGCGCTCCTCTCGGGGCAAGCGCTCGAGCGCGGCCAGCTCTTCGACAGGGCCAAGGCCGAGATGCGGCGCGCCGAGGAGGCGAGCCGCGCGAAAGATCTGTTCCTGGGCATGATGAGCCACGAGCTGCGCACGCCGCTGACGGCCATCCTCGGCTGGGCCACGATCCTGCGCGGGAGGCTGCCGCCGCCGGACACGCTCGCGAAGGCGCTGCAGGTGATCGAGCGCAACGCGCGCGCGCAGGCGCAGCTCATCGACGATCTGCTCGACGTGACGAAGATCCTCGCAGGATCGATGCGGATCGAGGTGCAGGACGTGGATCCCATCGTGGTGATCGAGAAGGCGATCGAGGTCGTGCGCCCCTCGGCCGCCGCGAAAGGCGTGGACATCGTGCAGGCGCTCGACGGAGGTGTCCGCCCGCTCGGCGCGGATCCGGCGCGGCTCCAGCAGGTCGTTTGGAATTTGCTCTCCAATGCGGTGAAATTCACGCCGACGGGCGGGCAGGTCTTCGTCTCGTTGCTCGGCGACGACAGCCACGTCGAGCTCGCCGTGGAGGACACGGGCAAAGGCATCTCGGACGCGTTCCTGCCGCACGTGTTCGAGCCCTTCCGCCAGGCGGACGTCGGCACGACGCGCGCCCACGGCGGGCTCGGGCTCGGGCTCGCGATCGTGCGGCACCTCGTCGAATTGCACGGGGGCACGATCGAGGTGACGAGCAAAGGCGAAGGCAAGGGCGCGCGGTTCGTCGTGCGCCTGCCGCGGAAGCAGGATTCGTTCGTGGTGTCGCCGGAGGTGACGACCGGGCTTCATGGCCTCGGGCCGGCGCCCGGGCCGAGCCTCTCGGGCCGGCGCGTCCTGCTCATCGACGACGAGCCGGACGTGCTCGAAATGCTCTCGTCCTACCTGTCGAGCCGCGGCGCCACGGTCCTCGTGGCCGGCGACGCCGAGGAGGGGCTCGAAAAAATCAAAGAATCGCGGCCGGACGTCGTCGTCTGCGACATCGGCATGCCGGGGCAGGACGGGTACCATTTCATCGAGCAGCTCCGCGGCGCCTCCCCCGCGGAGGGCGGCGCGACGCCGGTCGTCGCGCTCACGGCGTACGCGCGGCCGGAGGACCGGAGGCGCGCGCTCTTGCACGGGTTCGACGTGCACGTCGCGAAGCCGCTCGATCCGGCCGATCTCGCCGCCGTGATCGCCCGGCTCGCGATTGCCAAGGCGGCAGCGCGATCCCGCCCAAGTTGA
- a CDS encoding TIGR02646 family protein: MRVITKGPEPSALRNYRAVPGAIYDGKDFTPVKVEIREALIRDQDALCCYCMRGFKVRPHRTDPDASPVAQMKVEHWRSQRHFPALQLAWTNLLGACLGGEGSPKNDQTCDTRKGEDAISLNPLDKSHVATLRCGSDGRLESTEPRFQEDIDKRLGLNHPILVSERKAWLKRAHDKLRAKHKGEFPLSAVRALSDALEEPARSVLQLWTRKRYGNS; encoded by the coding sequence ATGCGGGTGATCACGAAGGGGCCTGAGCCCTCGGCATTGCGAAACTATCGCGCCGTGCCGGGCGCCATCTACGACGGGAAGGACTTCACACCCGTCAAAGTCGAGATTCGCGAGGCGCTGATCCGCGATCAGGACGCGCTCTGCTGCTACTGCATGCGTGGTTTCAAGGTCCGCCCTCACCGAACGGACCCGGACGCGTCGCCGGTCGCCCAGATGAAGGTCGAACACTGGCGCTCGCAGCGACACTTCCCAGCGCTCCAGCTCGCGTGGACCAACCTGCTCGGCGCCTGCCTCGGAGGCGAGGGCTCTCCGAAGAACGATCAGACGTGTGATACCCGCAAGGGGGAAGACGCCATCTCCTTGAACCCCCTGGACAAGTCACATGTCGCGACCCTGCGCTGCGGCTCCGACGGTCGCCTGGAGTCGACGGAACCACGGTTCCAGGAGGACATCGACAAGCGCCTCGGGTTGAACCACCCGATCCTCGTGAGCGAGCGCAAGGCCTGGCTCAAGAGGGCCCACGACAAGCTCCGCGCGAAACACAAGGGAGAGTTCCCGCTGTCGGCGGTTCGAGCGCTCTCCGACGCACTGGAGGAGCCAGCCCGAAGCGTCCTCCAGCTCTGGACGCGCAAGCGGTACGGCAACTCGTAG